A genomic stretch from Sinorhizobium terangae includes:
- a CDS encoding DUF982 domain-containing protein has protein sequence MHQVLWSHPIELGLTGNDVRTVKGPSDALRCLAGQWPHRGPNYVAARSACRAAIDGRRTVEEARKLFISAAKEAHLETH, from the coding sequence ATGCATCAAGTGTTGTGGAGCCATCCCATCGAGCTTGGATTGACCGGTAACGACGTGCGTACGGTCAAGGGACCGTCCGACGCGCTGAGGTGCCTGGCGGGCCAGTGGCCCCACCGTGGACCCAACTACGTCGCCGCCCGCAGCGCCTGCCGCGCCGCAATCGACGGTCGCCGTACCGTTGAGGAAGCTCGCAAGCTCTTTATCTCCGCCGCCAAAGAGGCGCATCTAGAGACACATTGA
- a CDS encoding DUF4174 domain-containing protein has protein sequence MWTKSLVAEILGEPSLSQYAGSSLAQFEWKNRVIVIFSDLTNEKAARQEKLLLEKHRDLARHDVVVLRVRDGCAVPLYGAGGDLDARQIREDLDVNEVREFTVVVVGKDGSVRLHANEPKRPAELFALFRGGAAPSSQDAGARPRQVNATSLK, from the coding sequence ATGTGGACAAAATCGCTGGTGGCCGAAATTCTTGGTGAGCCTTCGCTGTCGCAATACGCCGGCAGCAGCCTCGCCCAGTTCGAATGGAAGAATCGCGTCATCGTCATCTTCTCAGATCTGACAAACGAGAAAGCCGCGCGTCAGGAGAAGCTGCTGCTTGAAAAACACCGCGATCTTGCGCGTCACGATGTCGTCGTCCTGCGTGTCAGGGACGGCTGCGCCGTACCCCTGTATGGAGCCGGCGGTGACCTCGATGCACGCCAGATCCGCGAGGACCTCGACGTCAACGAGGTTCGCGAATTCACCGTTGTGGTGGTGGGGAAGGACGGATCGGTGAGACTTCACGCGAACGAGCCTAAAAGGCCGGCAGAACTCTTCGCGCTGTTCAGGGGCGGCGCCGCGCCGTCGAGTCAGGACGCAGGAGCTCGCCCGCGGCAGGTCAATGCAACGTCTTTGAAATAG
- the znuB gene encoding zinc ABC transporter permease subunit ZnuB: protein MLDDFFIRALVAGIGIAMVAGPLGCFVIWRRMAYFGDTMAHSALLGVALSLLLELNLMVSVFIVASVVSLLLLFLQKRGALSTDALLGILSHSALSIGLVIVAFMTWVRIDLVGFLFGDILAVSEADIDIIWGGGILVIFALVYLWRPLLASTVNPELAEAEGLQPERARLFFMLLMALVIAIAMKIVGILLITSLLIIPAATARRFAGSPEIMAVLASLIGALAVAGGLFGSLRFDTPSGPSIVVAALALFVLSLVPVGKRLESASHSSHGGHH from the coding sequence ATGCTTGACGATTTTTTCATCCGCGCGCTCGTTGCCGGAATCGGCATCGCCATGGTCGCCGGGCCGCTCGGCTGCTTCGTCATCTGGCGGCGCATGGCCTATTTCGGCGACACCATGGCGCATTCGGCACTGCTCGGCGTCGCGCTGTCGCTGCTCCTCGAACTCAACCTGATGGTCAGCGTCTTCATCGTCGCCTCTGTCGTCTCACTGCTGCTGCTCTTCCTGCAGAAACGCGGTGCGCTGTCGACGGACGCGCTGCTCGGCATCCTCTCGCATTCGGCACTCTCGATCGGCCTCGTCATCGTCGCCTTCATGACCTGGGTCCGGATCGATCTCGTCGGCTTTCTCTTCGGTGATATCCTCGCTGTGTCCGAGGCCGACATCGACATCATCTGGGGCGGCGGCATTCTGGTGATCTTCGCGCTCGTCTATCTCTGGCGGCCTCTGCTTGCCTCGACCGTCAATCCGGAACTGGCGGAAGCCGAAGGCCTGCAGCCGGAGAGGGCACGGCTCTTCTTCATGCTGCTGATGGCACTGGTGATCGCCATCGCCATGAAGATCGTCGGTATCCTGTTGATCACGTCGCTTCTGATCATCCCGGCGGCGACCGCCCGCCGCTTTGCCGGCTCGCCGGAAATCATGGCCGTTCTCGCCTCGCTGATCGGCGCGCTCGCCGTCGCCGGCGGCCTTTTTGGCTCGCTTCGCTTCGACACGCCGTCGGGACCGTCTATTGTGGTTGCGGCGCTGGCGCTGTTCGTGCTGAGTCTGGTGCCGGTCGGCAAGAGACTCGAAAGCGCATCACATTCTTCGCATGGAGGGCATCATTGA
- a CDS encoding Fur family transcriptional regulator translates to MGTPQLTKNQSLVMGALAHSEGPMSAYTILDKLRDQGFRAPLQVYRALDKLLEYGLVHRLESLNAFVACTCPHEHEHDRGVTAFTICEGCGQVTEFHDEAIEDRLSALVRAQSFKTEKTTIEIRGHCKSCAA, encoded by the coding sequence ATGGGCACGCCGCAACTGACGAAAAACCAGTCGCTGGTGATGGGAGCGCTGGCCCATTCGGAAGGCCCGATGAGCGCCTATACCATTCTCGACAAGCTGCGCGACCAGGGTTTTCGCGCGCCGCTGCAGGTCTATCGGGCGCTCGACAAGCTGCTCGAATACGGTCTGGTCCACCGGCTTGAAAGCCTGAACGCCTTCGTGGCCTGCACCTGCCCACATGAGCACGAGCATGATCGCGGCGTCACCGCCTTCACCATCTGCGAGGGCTGCGGTCAGGTGACGGAGTTCCACGACGAGGCGATCGAGGACAGGCTTTCGGCGCTCGTGCGCGCGCAGAGCTTCAAGACCGAAAAGACGACGATCGAGATCCGCGGCCACTGCAAGAGCTGCGCCGCGTGA
- a CDS encoding metal ABC transporter ATP-binding protein — protein MLNYRSPETGPLVSLNNAGVRRNGRWLVRGVEFSISRGEIVTLIGPNGSGKSTTAKTAIGVLKPDEGYVERVAGLKVGYVPQKLAVDWTLPLTVDRLMTLTGPLKGREIEEALAATGMLHMAKAEVQHLSGGEFQRALLARAIARKPDLLVLDEPVQGVDFSGEIALYELIKQIRNRTDCGILLISHDLHIVMAETDTVVCLNGHVCCRGTPQAVSRSPEYLKLFGRRAAGTLAVYSHHHDHTHLPDGRVLHADGSITESCFPGDGHHHHEETEDVHDHDPDCGCGHHTRLQGFEKAEKRDA, from the coding sequence ATGCTGAATTACCGATCGCCAGAAACGGGGCCGCTCGTCAGCCTCAATAACGCCGGGGTCCGCCGGAACGGGCGATGGCTCGTGCGCGGCGTCGAGTTTTCGATCAGCCGTGGCGAAATCGTCACCCTGATCGGGCCGAACGGCTCGGGCAAATCGACGACGGCGAAGACCGCGATCGGCGTGCTGAAGCCGGACGAGGGGTATGTGGAGCGCGTCGCTGGGCTCAAGGTCGGCTATGTGCCCCAGAAGCTCGCCGTCGACTGGACGTTGCCCTTGACGGTCGATCGGCTGATGACGTTGACGGGTCCCTTGAAGGGCCGTGAGATCGAGGAGGCGCTCGCCGCGACCGGAATGCTCCACATGGCGAAAGCCGAAGTGCAGCATCTTTCGGGTGGCGAGTTCCAGCGGGCGCTGCTCGCCCGCGCGATCGCGCGCAAGCCCGATCTGCTCGTTCTCGACGAGCCGGTCCAGGGCGTCGACTTCTCCGGTGAAATCGCTCTTTACGAACTCATCAAACAGATTCGCAATCGCACCGACTGCGGCATTCTGCTGATCTCGCATGATCTCCATATCGTCATGGCGGAAACTGATACGGTCGTCTGCCTCAACGGCCATGTTTGCTGCCGCGGCACGCCGCAGGCGGTGAGCCGCAGCCCGGAATATCTGAAGCTGTTCGGTCGGCGGGCAGCGGGCACACTTGCGGTCTACAGCCACCATCACGACCATACGCACTTGCCGGACGGCCGCGTGTTGCATGCCGACGGCAGCATCACGGAAAGCTGTTTCCCGGGCGATGGGCATCATCACCACGAGGAAACCGAGGACGTGCACGACCACGATCCGGACTGCGGCTGCGGTCATCACACGCGGCTCCAGGGTTTCGAAAAGGCGGAGAAGCGTGATGCTTGA
- a CDS encoding cold-shock protein, producing MATKGTVKFFNQDKGFGFITPEGGAKDVFVHISAVQAAGLATLKDGQQVSFDTEPDRMGKGPKAVNLQAI from the coding sequence ATGGCCACCAAGGGCACCGTAAAATTCTTCAACCAGGACAAGGGTTTTGGTTTCATCACGCCGGAAGGCGGCGCGAAGGACGTTTTCGTCCACATCTCCGCCGTTCAGGCCGCTGGCCTCGCAACCCTGAAGGACGGCCAGCAGGTCTCCTTCGACACCGAGCCGGACCGCATGGGCAAGGGCCCGAAGGCCGTCAACCTCCAGGCAATCTAA
- a CDS encoding fumarylacetoacetate hydrolase family protein, with protein MLETVIPPSPPVLLPISGSLVGFPVRRVYCVGRNYAAHAIEMGHDPDREPPFFFQKNPDNLLPPGENFPYPPRSSDVHHEVELIVALRSGGADIPADEALNHVYGYAVGIDFTRRDLQAEAKKAGKPWTAAKAFEHSAPVSEIVPAEAIGHPSNGNIWLKVNGETRQQGDLAQMIWKVPEIIAELSTTFTLAPGDVIMTGTPAGVGPIQRGDVVTCGADGVAALSVTVI; from the coding sequence ATCTTGGAAACAGTCATACCGCCCTCGCCGCCCGTGCTGCTGCCGATTTCCGGCAGCCTCGTGGGATTTCCGGTCCGGCGCGTCTATTGCGTCGGCCGCAACTACGCCGCCCACGCGATCGAGATGGGACATGATCCCGACCGCGAACCGCCCTTCTTCTTCCAGAAGAACCCGGACAACCTGTTGCCGCCGGGCGAGAACTTCCCCTACCCGCCGCGCTCTTCCGATGTCCACCACGAGGTGGAACTGATCGTCGCCCTGCGCAGCGGCGGCGCCGACATTCCCGCCGACGAGGCGTTGAACCACGTCTATGGATACGCCGTCGGCATCGATTTCACGCGCCGTGACCTGCAGGCGGAAGCCAAGAAGGCCGGCAAGCCCTGGACGGCGGCCAAAGCCTTCGAGCACTCCGCACCGGTCTCGGAGATCGTGCCGGCCGAAGCGATCGGCCATCCGAGCAACGGCAATATCTGGCTGAAGGTCAACGGCGAAACGCGCCAGCAGGGCGATCTCGCCCAGATGATCTGGAAGGTGCCCGAGATCATCGCCGAGCTTTCAACGACCTTCACGCTCGCGCCGGGCGATGTCATCATGACCGGAACGCCCGCAGGCGTCGGCCCGATCCAGCGTGGCGACGTCGTCACCTGCGGCGCCGATGGTGTCGCCGCACTCTCCGTCACCGTGATCTAA
- the uvrB gene encoding excinuclease ABC subunit UvrB, which produces MAQNPKNSPKKSSTPSGFEEAPQAPLSGTPLSGNVSDWVKQLEAEAEASAFESQREIASKAGKHRKKVEIAASKSAAKEKSSDTARGGRGKPEIVGGKTARGTSMGGSHDPKTRAAAGLNPVAGLDVALEDADKLTAGSGVTATVEALAKLIESGNPLFKDGKLWTPHRPSRPEKSEGGISLKMVTDYQPSGDQPTAIADLVDGLATGERNQVLLGVTGSGKTFTMAKVIEATQRPAVILAPNKTLAAQLYSEFKNFFPDNAVEYFVSYYDYYQPEAYVPRSDTYIEKESSINEQIDRMRHSATRSLLERDDVVIVASVSCIYGIGSVETYTAMTFQMNVGDRLDQRQLLADLVAQQYKRRDMDFQRGSFRVRGDTIEIFPAHLEDAAWRISMFGDEIDAITEFDPLTGQKTGDLKSVKIYANSHYVTPRPTLNAAIKAIKDELVFRLEELEKAGRLLEAQRLEQRTRYDLEMLEATGSCQGIENYSRYLTGRKPGEPPPTLFEYIPDNALIFIDESHVTIPQIGGMYRGDFRRKATLAEYGFRLPSCMDNRPLRFEEWDAMRPDTIAVSATPGGWELEQSGGVFAEQVIRPTGLIDPPVEVRSAKTQVDDVLGEIRETAAAGYRTLVTVLTKRMAEDLTEYLHEQGVRVRYMHSDIDTLERIEIIRDLRLGAFDVLVGINLLREGLDIPECGFVAILDADKEGFLRSETSLIQTIGRAARNVDGKVILYADTITGSMQRAMEETARRREKQMAYNLENGITPESVKAKISDILDSVYERDHVRADISGVSGKGFADGGHLVGNNLQAHLNALEKQMRDAAADLDFETAARLRDEIKRLKAAELAALDDPLAREEARSQESSKRGSKGTAYATDSLPPVGRVGEGKNHETPPDPSGHPLHKREGKSLFAKPSLDDMGPGTDTERPLFRKPDLDEMGRDVALPAGKGQSLFRKNTLDEMTVGRTEKPVTGKVPEKPLVRAKPGVGSYEDPAEEKRRKGRTKGKPGRPGR; this is translated from the coding sequence ATGGCCCAAAATCCGAAGAACTCCCCGAAGAAATCGTCAACACCGAGCGGTTTCGAAGAAGCCCCGCAGGCGCCGCTTTCCGGCACGCCGCTGTCCGGCAATGTCTCCGACTGGGTGAAGCAGCTCGAGGCGGAGGCGGAGGCAAGCGCTTTCGAGAGCCAGCGCGAGATCGCCTCCAAGGCGGGCAAGCATCGCAAGAAGGTGGAGATTGCTGCTTCGAAATCTGCCGCCAAGGAAAAGTCGTCCGACACAGCACGCGGTGGCAGGGGGAAGCCGGAGATCGTCGGCGGAAAGACCGCCCGCGGCACTTCGATGGGCGGCAGCCATGACCCGAAGACGCGCGCCGCCGCGGGGCTCAATCCGGTGGCCGGCCTCGATGTCGCGCTTGAGGATGCCGACAAGCTGACGGCCGGTTCGGGCGTCACCGCCACGGTCGAGGCGCTCGCCAAGCTGATCGAGAGCGGCAATCCGCTGTTCAAGGATGGCAAGCTCTGGACGCCGCACCGCCCTTCCCGGCCGGAGAAATCGGAAGGCGGCATTTCGCTCAAGATGGTGACGGACTACCAGCCCTCCGGCGACCAGCCGACGGCGATCGCCGATCTCGTGGACGGGCTTGCGACGGGCGAGCGCAACCAGGTGCTGCTCGGCGTCACCGGTTCGGGCAAGACCTTCACCATGGCCAAGGTGATCGAGGCGACGCAGCGCCCGGCCGTCATCCTCGCGCCGAACAAGACGCTCGCCGCCCAGCTCTATTCCGAGTTCAAGAACTTCTTCCCGGACAACGCGGTCGAGTATTTCGTCTCCTACTACGACTACTACCAGCCGGAAGCCTATGTGCCGCGCTCGGACACCTATATCGAGAAGGAATCCTCGATCAACGAGCAGATCGACCGCATGCGCCACTCGGCGACGCGCTCGCTCTTGGAGCGCGACGACGTCGTCATCGTCGCCTCGGTCTCCTGCATCTACGGTATCGGCTCGGTCGAGACCTATACGGCGATGACATTCCAGATGAATGTCGGCGACCGGCTCGACCAGCGGCAATTGCTGGCCGACCTCGTGGCGCAGCAATACAAGCGCCGCGACATGGATTTCCAGCGCGGCTCCTTCCGCGTGCGTGGCGACACGATCGAGATCTTCCCCGCCCACCTGGAAGATGCCGCCTGGCGCATCTCCATGTTCGGCGACGAGATCGATGCGATCACCGAGTTCGATCCGCTGACCGGTCAGAAAACTGGCGACCTGAAGTCGGTGAAGATCTACGCCAACTCGCACTATGTGACGCCGCGACCGACGCTGAACGCCGCCATCAAGGCGATCAAGGACGAATTGGTCTTTCGGCTTGAAGAACTGGAAAAAGCGGGCCGCCTGCTCGAAGCGCAGCGGCTGGAGCAGCGCACCCGCTACGACCTGGAAATGCTCGAAGCCACCGGCTCCTGCCAAGGCATCGAGAACTATTCGCGCTACCTGACCGGCCGCAAGCCTGGCGAGCCGCCGCCGACGCTGTTCGAATATATTCCCGATAACGCACTGATCTTCATCGACGAGAGCCACGTCACCATTCCGCAGATCGGCGGCATGTATCGCGGCGACTTCCGCCGCAAGGCGACGCTCGCCGAATACGGCTTCCGCCTGCCCTCCTGCATGGACAACCGACCTTTGCGTTTCGAGGAATGGGACGCCATGCGCCCGGACACGATCGCCGTTTCGGCGACGCCAGGTGGCTGGGAACTGGAACAGTCCGGCGGCGTCTTCGCCGAACAGGTGATCCGCCCGACCGGCCTCATCGACCCGCCGGTCGAAGTGCGCTCGGCCAAGACGCAGGTCGACGACGTGCTCGGAGAAATCCGCGAGACGGCCGCCGCCGGCTACCGCACGCTCGTCACCGTGCTCACCAAGCGCATGGCCGAAGACCTCACCGAATACCTGCACGAGCAGGGCGTGCGGGTGCGCTACATGCACTCCGACATCGACACGCTGGAGCGCATCGAGATCATCCGCGATCTGCGCCTCGGCGCCTTCGACGTGCTGGTCGGCATCAACCTTCTGCGCGAGGGCCTCGACATTCCCGAATGCGGCTTCGTCGCCATCCTCGACGCCGACAAGGAAGGTTTCCTGCGCTCGGAAACCTCGCTGATCCAGACGATCGGCCGCGCCGCCCGCAACGTCGACGGCAAGGTCATCCTCTATGCCGATACGATCACCGGCTCCATGCAGCGCGCGATGGAGGAAACCGCCCGCCGCCGCGAGAAGCAGATGGCCTACAACCTCGAAAACGGCATCACGCCGGAATCGGTGAAGGCCAAGATCTCCGACATCCTCGATTCGGTCTACGAACGCGACCACGTCCGCGCCGACATTTCCGGCGTTTCCGGCAAGGGTTTTGCCGACGGCGGCCACCTCGTCGGCAACAATCTACAGGCGCATCTCAACGCGCTCGAAAAACAGATGCGCGACGCCGCCGCCGACCTCGACTTCGAAACCGCCGCCCGACTCCGCGACGAAATCAAACGCCTCAAGGCCGCCGAACTCGCCGCACTGGATGATCCGCTGGCACGGGAAGAGGCAAGGTCGCAGGAAAGCAGCAAGCGGGGCAGCAAGGGCACGGCATACGCAACCGACTCCCTCCCCCCTGTGGGGAGGGTTGGGGAGGGGAAAAACCACGAAACCCCTCCCGACCCTTCGGGCCACCCTCTCCACAAGAGGGAGGGAAAATCCCTCTTCGCCAAACCCTCGCTCGACGACATGGGCCCGGGCACCGACACAGAACGCCCCCTCTTCCGCAAGCCCGACCTCGACGAAATGGGCCGCGACGTGGCCCTCCCCGCCGGCAAGGGGCAATCGCTGTTCCGCAAGAACACCCTCGACGAAATGACCGTCGGACGGACGGAAAAGCCGGTGACGGGGAAGGTGCCGGAGAAGCCGCTGGTCCGGGCGAAGCCGGGCGTTGGGTCTTATGAGGACCCGGCGGAGGAGAAGCGACGCAAGGGGCGAACGAAGGGGAAACCGGGGCGGCCGGGGCGATAG
- a CDS encoding RcnB family protein, whose product MKRLIIALVASSLLASPMAFAQPSGSFEVAQAHDRYRSKSVDRHVYKHVDKTVEKRVIVKKHRWARGHRLSPAERRHIAYVRDYRRYKLRTPPRGQQWVRVDNDFLLISLATGVIVGLAAAH is encoded by the coding sequence ATGAAACGTCTCATCATTGCCCTGGTCGCCAGTTCCCTCCTGGCAAGCCCCATGGCTTTCGCCCAGCCTTCCGGATCTTTCGAGGTTGCGCAGGCGCATGACCGGTACCGGTCCAAGTCTGTCGACCGCCACGTATATAAGCATGTCGACAAGACCGTAGAAAAGCGCGTGATCGTCAAGAAGCATCGCTGGGCGCGTGGCCATCGCTTGAGCCCGGCAGAGCGTCGCCATATTGCCTATGTCCGTGACTACCGGCGCTACAAGCTGCGCACGCCGCCACGCGGCCAGCAATGGGTGCGCGTCGACAACGATTTCCTCCTGATCAGCCTTGCGACCGGCGTGATCGTCGGGCTTGCCGCCGCGCACTGA
- the znuA gene encoding zinc ABC transporter substrate-binding protein ZnuA, with the protein MKSTPALLFASTVLLSSPAFADGPNVVASIKPVHSLVASIMEGVGEPSLIVEGGASPHTYNMKPSNAAALQEAKVVFWVGHGLEAFLDKPLEALGSGAKVVELSEAPGLEKLKFREGGAFEAHAHDEEGHEGHGHGAEEAAHDGHEHEEHADEQEPANDHEHHHDEGEFDMHVWLDPINAKAMAAEIEKALAETDPKNAAAYEANLEKLNQRLDALDKNLAETVAPVRDKPFVVFHDAYQYFEHRYKVRVAGSITVSPEVLPGAERLSEIRAKIKELGATCVFAESQFEPKLINVVIEGTPAKSGTLDPEAATLDAGPDLYFQLMENIGTSLKSCLASAS; encoded by the coding sequence ATGAAATCGACGCCTGCCCTGCTCTTTGCATCCACAGTCCTTCTCTCCTCTCCAGCCTTTGCGGATGGACCCAATGTGGTGGCTTCCATCAAGCCCGTCCACTCGCTGGTAGCATCAATCATGGAGGGAGTCGGCGAACCGTCGCTGATCGTCGAGGGCGGCGCATCGCCGCACACCTACAACATGAAACCCTCGAATGCCGCGGCATTGCAGGAGGCCAAGGTGGTGTTCTGGGTTGGCCACGGGCTCGAAGCTTTCCTGGACAAGCCGCTCGAAGCGCTCGGCAGCGGCGCCAAGGTGGTGGAACTCAGCGAAGCGCCAGGCCTTGAAAAGCTGAAGTTCCGGGAGGGCGGTGCATTCGAGGCACACGCGCACGACGAAGAAGGTCATGAAGGCCACGGTCACGGTGCAGAAGAAGCCGCCCATGACGGCCACGAACATGAGGAGCACGCCGACGAACAGGAGCCGGCTAACGATCATGAGCATCACCATGACGAGGGCGAGTTCGACATGCATGTGTGGCTCGACCCGATCAACGCCAAGGCGATGGCTGCCGAGATCGAAAAGGCGCTCGCCGAAACCGATCCGAAAAACGCCGCCGCCTACGAGGCCAACCTCGAAAAGCTCAACCAGCGGCTGGATGCACTGGACAAAAACCTCGCCGAGACGGTGGCGCCGGTCCGGGACAAGCCTTTCGTCGTCTTCCACGACGCCTACCAGTATTTCGAGCATCGCTACAAGGTGCGCGTCGCCGGCTCCATTACCGTCAGCCCTGAAGTCCTTCCCGGCGCCGAGCGGCTTTCCGAGATCCGCGCCAAGATCAAGGAACTGGGCGCGACCTGCGTTTTCGCCGAATCGCAGTTCGAGCCGAAGCTGATCAATGTCGTCATCGAGGGCACCCCCGCGAAATCCGGAACGCTCGACCCAGAGGCGGCAACGCTCGACGCAGGGCCGGACCTCTATTTCCAGCTGATGGAGAACATCGGCACTTCGCTGAAATCCTGCCTCGCTTCTGCGAGCTGA
- the dusA gene encoding tRNA dihydrouridine(20/20a) synthase DusA has translation MGENPGNSRYFKAPVFAVAPMIDWTDRHYRFFARQLSRHALLYTEMIVADAILRGDRERLLGYHTSENPVALQLGGNDPAKLAEAARIGEGFGYDEINMNVGCPSDRVQSGTFGACLMQEPALVAECVAAMKAAVKIPVTVKCRIGVDDQDPEQALRDLVARVKDAGADAVWVHARKAWLQGLSPRENREIPPLDYGLVHRLKAENPNLFIGLNGGLQTLDQALSHLDCRLLPPGIPVKPAVEAGNGPALDGVMLGRAAYHDSGLLTAADRYFAHPLTGAAPEPIEPQAFNDRDHRLSHDFWAGVRDAMADYAAAHIANGGRLVHVTRHMVGLFQGWPGARRYRQLLSADATRKGAGPEVIHAAFDAVFEAATARQAAE, from the coding sequence ATGGGTGAAAATCCGGGAAATTCCCGATACTTCAAGGCGCCGGTATTCGCCGTGGCGCCGATGATCGACTGGACCGACCGGCACTACCGCTTTTTCGCGCGGCAGCTCTCGCGCCACGCGCTGCTTTACACGGAGATGATCGTCGCCGACGCGATCCTGCGGGGCGATCGTGAGAGACTGCTTGGCTACCACACCTCGGAGAACCCGGTCGCCTTGCAGCTTGGCGGCAATGATCCGGCGAAGTTGGCGGAGGCCGCCCGGATCGGCGAAGGCTTCGGCTACGACGAGATCAACATGAATGTCGGCTGCCCGTCAGATCGGGTGCAGTCGGGCACTTTTGGCGCCTGCCTGATGCAGGAGCCTGCGCTCGTTGCCGAATGCGTCGCGGCGATGAAGGCGGCCGTCAAAATCCCCGTCACCGTCAAGTGCCGCATCGGCGTCGATGACCAGGATCCAGAGCAGGCGCTGCGCGACCTTGTCGCGCGCGTCAAGGATGCCGGCGCGGATGCCGTCTGGGTGCATGCGCGCAAGGCCTGGCTGCAAGGGCTGAGCCCCCGCGAAAACCGCGAGATCCCGCCGCTCGACTATGGCCTCGTGCATCGGCTGAAGGCGGAGAATCCGAATCTTTTCATCGGCCTCAACGGCGGTCTTCAGACTCTGGATCAGGCGCTTTCGCATCTGGATTGTCGCCTTTTGCCGCCGGGCATACCCGTCAAGCCTGCGGTCGAAGCCGGAAACGGGCCGGCCCTCGACGGCGTCATGCTCGGCCGTGCCGCCTATCATGACAGCGGCCTGCTGACCGCCGCCGACCGCTACTTCGCCCATCCGCTGACGGGCGCCGCGCCCGAGCCGATAGAGCCGCAAGCCTTCAATGATCGTGATCATCGCCTGTCGCACGATTTCTGGGCCGGCGTCCGCGACGCCATGGCGGATTACGCCGCGGCCCATATCGCGAATGGCGGCAGGCTGGTCCACGTCACCCGGCACATGGTCGGCCTGTTCCAGGGCTGGCCCGGCGCCCGGCGCTACCGCCAACTCCTCTCCGCCGACGCCACCCGAAAGGGCGCCGGCCCTGAGGTGATCCACGCCGCCTTCGACGCCGTGTTCGAGGCCGCAACGGCTCGGCAGGCGGCGGAGTAG
- a CDS encoding gamma carbonic anhydrase family protein, whose translation MPLFALGSLQPQTPAEGSYWIAPDANIIGQVEIGEDVGIWFGATLRGDNELIRIGARTNIQEAVIIHVDPGFPTTIGEGCTIGHRAIIHGCSIGDNTLIGMGATVLNGAQIGRNCLVGANALITEGKQFPDNSLIVGAPAKAIRTLDDAAVERLKRSAEHYVKNWQRYAAQLKRLD comes from the coding sequence ATGCCGCTCTTCGCACTCGGATCGCTGCAGCCGCAAACGCCTGCGGAAGGCAGCTACTGGATAGCGCCGGACGCCAATATCATCGGCCAGGTGGAAATCGGCGAGGATGTCGGCATCTGGTTCGGCGCGACACTGCGTGGCGACAACGAGCTGATCCGCATCGGCGCGCGGACGAACATACAGGAAGCTGTCATCATCCATGTCGATCCGGGTTTTCCGACGACGATCGGAGAAGGTTGCACCATCGGCCACCGGGCGATCATCCACGGCTGCTCGATCGGCGACAATACTCTGATCGGCATGGGCGCGACGGTCCTGAATGGTGCGCAAATCGGCAGGAACTGCCTTGTGGGCGCCAATGCACTCATCACCGAAGGCAAGCAGTTTCCCGACAATTCGCTGATTGTCGGTGCGCCAGCCAAGGCGATCCGCACCCTCGATGACGCCGCAGTCGAGAGGCTGAAGCGTTCCGCCGAACACTATGTGAAGAACTGGCAGCGCTATGCCGCCCAACTCAAGCGGCTGGACTGA
- a CDS encoding J domain-containing protein, translating into MIDPYVLLGIERDADERAIRTAYRRAVKTAHPDRGGDAEQFGKLQAAYDLLKDPVRRKVYDDTGYDPQLADPKDLKGLMMLEALVNDFILDEREPGSFDPVAAMRRKLSDDIVKNRFHILELERHRSRVRKHLDRLGRRPETDVLGSMLRARSQSIAEAIKNAEAQIDAIEQAYTMLEGYSYELEALEVKPRAAE; encoded by the coding sequence GTGATCGATCCTTATGTCCTCCTTGGAATTGAGCGCGACGCCGACGAGCGGGCGATCCGGACCGCCTACCGCCGCGCGGTGAAGACCGCGCATCCGGACCGCGGCGGCGACGCCGAGCAGTTCGGCAAGCTACAGGCGGCCTATGACCTGCTCAAGGATCCGGTGCGCCGCAAGGTCTATGACGACACCGGCTACGATCCGCAGCTCGCCGATCCCAAGGACCTCAAGGGCCTGATGATGCTCGAAGCGCTCGTCAACGACTTCATCCTCGACGAACGCGAGCCCGGCAGCTTCGATCCGGTCGCGGCGATGCGGCGAAAACTCTCCGACGATATCGTCAAGAACCGTTTCCACATCCTCGAACTCGAGCGCCACCGCTCCCGCGTCCGCAAACACCTCGACCGCCTCGGCCGGCGGCCGGAGACCGACGTCCTCGGCTCGATGCTGCGCGCCCGCAGCCAGTCGATCGCCGAGGCGATCAAGAATGCCGAAGCGCAGATCGATGCGATCGAGCAGGCGTATACGATGCTGGAAGGGTATTCGTATGAACTGGAGGCATTGGAGGTGAAGCCACGCGCGGCGGAGTAG